The sequence GCGCGTCTCGAACTTGCGCACCTCGACGAAGGGGTTGATCTCTTTCAGGGTCTCGGCGGCAGAGTCGAGCTTCTTGCGGCCGACGTCGCTTGTGCCGTGGATGATCTGGCGCTGCAGGTTGGTGAAGTCCACGACGTCGAAGTCCACCACCCCGATGGTGCCGACGCCCGCGGCCGCCAGGTACATGGCCAGGGGCGAGCCCAGCCCTCCGGCGCCGATGGTCAGCACCTTCGCCGCCTTCAGCTTGAGCTGCCCCTCCATGCCCACCTCGGGCATGATGAGGTGCCGGGAATAGCGGAGGACCTCTTCGTTGGTCAGAGTGACCTTGTTGTCGACTGCCGTGGTCATACGCTTTGGTAATTGGGTAATTTGGTAATCGGGTAATTGAAAAACCTAGGCCAATTACACAATTACCCGATTACTCAATTATTCAATTCTCCCAAATCCCTCCCGCGATGGAGGGCACGATGGCGATGACGTCGCCCCGTTTCACCGGCGTCTGCTCCTTGCCCAGGTAGCGGATGTCCTCGTCGTTCAGGTACACGTTGACGAAGGCGCGCAGCTTGCCGTCGTCGGTGTAGAGGTGCTTGCGCAGGTCGCCGTAGCGCGAGGTCAGGTTACCCAGCGCCTCGCCCACCGTGCTGCCGTTGATTTCGACCGCCGCCTGCTTGTCGGCGTACTGCCGTAAGGGGGTTGGAATTAACACTCTCATAGCTTCTCGGCTGCCTAACGGATGCACGAGGAGCGGGATTCGATTCACCACATCGGCCATCACATGGGCTCCTGGTTCAAAATGAACTTCTCCGGTTCCTCGGTCATCAGGACCTCGACCGGCTCGTCGGCAAAGTACTTGGTCTCCTCGGTCTCGCCCCGCAGGGCGAAGGAATGGGTCTGGCAGGCCGT comes from Terriglobales bacterium and encodes:
- a CDS encoding MoaD/ThiS family protein, with product MLIPTPLRQYADKQAAVEINGSTVGEALGNLTSRYGDLRKHLYTDDGKLRAFVNVYLNDEDIRYLGKEQTPVKRGDVIAIVPSIAGGIWEN